Within the Bacteroidota bacterium genome, the region AAAAAAAAGCTTCCGTTTCCGGAAGCCTTTTCAACAGAATACTGATAAGAAAATAGTATTTTACTGACTGATCACAACCGTGATCCTGGCAATGTTTGTAAGGTTTTCATCGTCAATAACTTCGAGGGAGGCCTGGTAAGTCCCGGGAACGACATAACGATGGTAAGCCTGCGGGTCGGCACGGTATCCTGTATCCCAGATACCATCGCCTTCCCAGTCCCAGCGGATCTGAACATCACCATTGGTTTTGTTCATGCTGATGGTGTTAGAGGCATCGAATTTGAATATTGTGTTGATATCTCCAATATGGGAGGGTAACACTTCAAACATGGCCAGAGGGGGAGTTGTATCGGGCAGGACGGTAATGGTTTTACGGAAGGAATCTGTCCATCCGTCGCTGTCAACGACTTCCATTCTAACATCAAAATTGCCGTCTGTGGGAAATTTATGGGTTGCGGTACTTGCATTGGAGTAGGGTGTATCCCATTTGCCGTCACCGTCCCAGTCCCATCTGAATTCGAGTTCCGAAATTGGTGTCTCCTGGTCAGAGGAACCAGATCCGTCGAAAATAAAGTTGGTGGTAACATAACCCTCCGGAGGGTTTACTGAGAAATCGGCAACGGGGCCGACTTTTTCTTCTTCCTTCTGGCAGGAAGAAAATAGTGCCACAATGCAAAACAGGCACAATATTAAGAATTGGGTTTTCATAACTACAAGGTTTGGGTCAGAGATTGTTTCGTAATTTTTGGTCTATAATAAAGAACGTTCTTAATTGGATCGTAAAAGCGTTACATCGTTGTTGTAATCAAGGTCAAATATAGTATGTTGTGGATTACATTGCAAGTATCCCTTATTAAAGTAAGTAAAAATACGGATCATACAAATGCCTGAATATTAGGATGGAAGCTTGATAAAAGTGGCCTAATTTTTTTATTAACAATGAGTTAATAATTATCAACATCCGGGAAGGTGAGTCATAAATAAAAAAAAGCCGGCTAAGCATATCAGCCGGCTTACTGGGTAATATCCCCCACATATTTTAATCGGCGATGCATCTCACACCGAGTCCAAAGGCTTTCTCAGTGTTGCCGTCACGGTATATCTGATCATTGTTGTTGAAAAGGTACCTGACATAAGCCAGGTTAATGGAGTTCTGTGTTGATGTGGCGAAAGTTGAATAAATGCCAGTATTCAGGAAATTGCCTCCATTATTCCTGTACCCGTTGAACAAGGCATTAAATCCTGTGGAACCGCCGGGTTTAAGATGCAGGGCTTCATCCGTACCTCTCATACCGGTTTTGGTGATTTCACTGAATGGCATTCCTATGGCTTCTTCAAGATATTGCCAGTCGAGATCGGATGCAACATGCCATCCTGCAGGGCAAATACCCTGGGCACCTTCGGTGGTGACATATTGCATCATTTCGTTCCACTGGTATAATGCACCGTAAGTATCGCAATTTGTTTCATTATCGTCGTAACAGTACTTTTCGATGGCTCCGTTGTCTGCCATTGCCTGGCTTCCGTTGATACGGGTTCCAATGTTCATGTTGGATGCCATCCAGCACTGGTCAACTGTTGGGCCATTAATAAATATGGTATTGTATACTTTTCCATCCCTGGGGTCGGTAAAGGGATCACCACATTGGAATGTACTCCCTGCCTTTGTGCTGAATTGCCAGACCGGGCCGGCGGTTTCCAGACCTTCGTCATCCCGGGCAACAATTTTCCAGAAGTAATTCGTGGATTCCTGCAATGATCCTGGGTCAAAACTTGTTGCAGCAACATCTTGCTGAGCCAAAGCAGGCGGATTAACCGTGCCGAAATATACATCGTACGTCAGGGGATCCTGATCAGGATCGGAGCAAGTCCAGGAAAGAGTAATGATAAGTTCCTGGTCGATGGCTCCGTCAGCGGGAACCGGGTTAGAAGGTGGATCCGGGGGCAGGTTCGTTCCTACCGGGATAACTGTGATGTTTTTAGTGGCTGTCCCGCTTAACCCTTTAGAATCAGTTACTTCAAGCTTTGCAGTGTAATCCCCGGCCGTCGTGTATTGATGAGAGGCTAGCGGAGAACCGGAAACAGGGGTATCCCAGGTTCCGTCGTTATCAAAATCCCACCTCAGCGTTAGTGATGAAAGTGCGTCTTCCTGGTCGGTGCTGGCAGATGCATCAAAGACAAATAGCGTCGTCGTATTCCCGGTAGTTGGATTTACCGTAAAAGAGGCTACCGGGGCATGATTGACAGGCGTCTGATTGTCGTCGCCGGTATTGTCATCGTCTTTTTTATCGCAGGAAACCAACAAAAGCGATATTCCTGCAGCGAGGAGTATTAAATGGTGAAATTTCTTAAGCATGATGGTAAGTTTATTAAATGAGGCGTGCAAGTTACAATATTTTTTTTGAGGAGATAATTTAGATTGATTTTAGAAGATCATGGTTAACATTATTTTCATATTTTCATAATTTTACAATCTTTTAACAATTAATTAACTATTAACATCTGTTCAACCAGGTGCGACGAATTTTCACTACAATGAACATAAGCCTTTCCCGCTTTTTGCTGGTATGCCTACTGGCGGTATTAACCGGAATTGCGTCGGTATCGCATTCCCAGGTACCTACTGTGGGAGATTGCCTGGGCGCTATTCCTGTTTGCGAAGATTATTATTTCCAACCCAATACTTCTTCAGGAACAGGGAGTTACCCCAACGAAGTTCCGGGTTCCATGACATGCCCCTATGAATGTCTAGATGGTGAAGCCAATAGTACATGGTACCGGTTCACCGTCCAGGAAGCCGGTATACTTGGTTTTATCATCAGTCCTATTGATATTAATGATGATTACGACTGGGCGGTATATAATCTTACAGATCATCGATGTTCCGATATTCTGTATATGTCGGATGAAATATGCGTAAGCTGCAATTCTGCCGGGGGTGCCGGCCTTCATGGTGAAACAGGTGCATATAGCGGCCCGGACGGCTGCGCAGGGCCGGGTAACCAGAATGGTAATACCAAGTGGAACATAGAAATCCCAGTGGAGCAGGGTGAAACCTATGTATTGTATATCAGTGACTGGACGCAATCCCCTACAGGTTATTCCCTTGATTTCAGCTCTTCTACTGCAGTAATATTCGATGATGTCCCTCCGGCCCTTGATTCCGTCTTTTATGAAGATATCACGGGTTGCCAGGAAGATCAGTTAACCTTTAAGTTTACTGAAAACGTGAGCTGCGACCGTGTGATTGCCTCTATGTTCGATGTTACCGGTCCGGGCGGACCTTATGATGTTATAGATGTCTATGGTGCAGCCTGCGATGTGGGCGGGGAATGGGAAATTGAGTTTACCCTGACTCTCGATAAACCTTTTGCAACGAATGGTCATTATAAGCTATTACTGAATTCAGGAATTAATGGTGTTGTGGATGCCTGTAATAATATTGCGCCTTCCGATACCCTTCCTTTTACCCTTGCCCTGGGTGCCCCGGTTATCATTCAAATCGGTTTAACGATCACAAACTCAACCTGTGGAGTTTCCAACGGAGCTGTCACCGGCCTCGCCGTCACAGGTCAGGGTGCTTTAACATTCATCTGGACCAATCAGGCAGGGGATACGGTAGGGACTTCATTGGATCTTTATAACGTACCTGCAGGAAATTATTCGCTGGAAGTAAGCGATAACTATAATTGTGTTACTCATGCCGGCCCCTACCAGGTACAGGATGAGGGTGCACCGGAGATCGATGAGAGCCAGATCGCGATTGCTGCTTCCTATTGCGAAGATCCTAATGGTACGATCAGCGGTTTGCTGGTCACGGGTACAGCCCCGTTCACATACGAATGGTTGGATATGGGCGGGACGACAGTGGGCAGTGACCTTGACCTGTGGGGAGTGCCGGAGGGTTTATATACCTTGACGGTAACGGATGTAAATGGTTGCGAGGTGGTCAGTGGCCCGCATGCGGTTCCGGGATTTCCGGGTCCGACGCTGGTGGAGGATTATATGGAGATACTTCCCAGCACCTGCAATGAAGCCAATGGATCGATCACCGGGATCTTTTCGAGCGGGAGCACGGCATTAGATTATACATGGTATGATGGAGGGGGCAATCCGGTAGGCACTAATATTGATCTTCTCAACGCCCCGGCCGGACAATACACGATTTTGATCCAGGATGCAAACGGATGCGATACCATAGGCGGCCCCTATCTGATCGGTGATAATCCTCCGGCTACAGTTGATGAGGCCGCTATGACGGTCACCCCGTCGACCTGTGGTAACCCCGACGGGGCGATATCGGGTTTGAGCGTAAGCGGCAGCTCTCCATTTACCTACGAATGGCTGGATGAGAACAATGTGACGGTAGGCACGTCACTGGATCTTTCAGGCGTTCCCGGAGGCCAGTACACCTTGCTGGTCTTTGATGTCAACACCTGCGAAACGGAGTCGGGCCCACATATGGTACCGGATGAAGGCGGACCGGAAGTAGAGACCTCAGCGATGGTGATCACCCCGGTGAACTGCCATGGGAGCGATGGGTTAATAGAAGGTATCACGGTGACGGGCAATGCACCGTTCACCTATTCCTGGAAAGACGACGAGGGCAACGAAGTAGGCACATTATTGGATCTGAGCGGTGTTCCGGAAGGGAACTACACGCTGGAGGCAGAAGATGTAAATGGTTGTAAGTCATACAGCGGTCCGTATTTCATAGGCAACATCGGGGGGGCGGATATCACAAGCGTACAGAGCCTGAATCCCATGTGTGAAGAGCCCAACGGAGAGATCACGGTAGAGGCCACAGGCGGCCTGGGTAACCTGGAATACAGCATTGACGGGGGACAGAGTTGGCAAGGGGGAGGAGAATTTACAGGATTGCTTCCCGGCGACTTTACAGTACAGGTAAGGGATGAGCATGGCTGCATGACAGAGTATGGTACATTGACCTTGCAGAACGAAGGCCAGCAGGTGGTTGCCACCGCCGGTGGGAACAGTCCGGTATGCGAGGGCGACCGGCTGGAGCTGAGCTGCGATATATCCGGAGCCCAGTACGAATGGCAGGGCCCGAACGGATTTACAAGCACGGAACAAAACCCGGTGATTGCGGCCGCTACGCTTCAGTCGGCAGGAACCTATACGGTGACAGTGACAACCCAGCCCTATAATTGCCAGGGCATAGCCACCACCGAAATAGAAGTCACCGAGAGTTTTGAGATGCAATTAACGGTAACGGCAAGCGCCAACCCGATATACCAGGGAGAAGATGTTGAGTTTACGGTAACACCGGATCCGCAGGGGTTTCCCGGCATATACACCTGGTACCTTGATGGGGTGGAGGTGCAAAGCGGCACGAGTTCAGCATGGGCCAACTCCAACCTGATGGACGGACAAAAAGTATATTGTGCGCTGGCCACCAACAGCGGATGTATCCTGAACAATCCGGCCTACTCGAACGAGGTGGTAATGGATGTGAAGGAGTTACCGATGTATTTCCCGAATTCGATACGGCCAAACAGCATATTGACGGAGAACCGGGAGTTCCGGCCCCGGACCAGCCTAGGGAATATTTCGGAATACAAACTAAGGATATATAACAAGTGGGGCCAGGAAGTATTTAAGAGCGAAGATGTGAACAAAGGCTGGGATGGGACGATCAACGGCAAAACAGCTCCGGTAGGGACTTACGTATACCTTGTTACCTACCAGCTCGAAGGCAACGCCTCAAAAGAAGGAGAAAAATTTGAAAAGAAGGGATCGTTCGTCCTGGTTGATTAATGCACACACCCACACTCACACCCAAACCCATACTCCTGCAACCTGTAACCTGCAACCTGCAACACGTTTCAGGCTTCAGGTTGCAACCTCAGATCTAAGATCTGAGATCTAAGATCTGACATCTGAGATCTGAGATCTGAGATCTATCACGGGTTTTCAACACACCTCACATAATATCCATAATCCTTATTCCATTTATCATGACGGATACGGTTATCGGTGCTTTGTAGCTCACGTGAAAATGCGTTAAATGAATTTTCTTCGGTGCCTGTCCAGAACCTTACAGATGCGCCCATTCCTGTTGAAGAACCGGCATTGCTGATATAACCTCCCAGGAGGGCTTTGAATCCGGCCGCATTTTGCAGCGTAAGTCCCTGGTCGGTACCAACCCATCCTGATTGTAATCCTGCATCCTGAGCGCTGATACCCAGAGATATTTCAAGGTCTTTCCAGTCATCGAAGGTGGCGGTATGCCAGCCGTCCGGACATAATTCAGTTCCTTTGGAGAAGTCCTGCATTAATTCTTTCCATTGGTATAAAGCACCGTAGGTCGTACAATTTGCCGGATCATCACCATAGCAGTATTTTTCGTCTATTCCGTTATTGGCCTGAGCTTGCGACGTTGAGATCATAGTTCCGTAATCCAGGTTGCGGGTCATCCAGCAGAGGTTGCCAAACTGCGCAGTGGGATAGATTTTTCCGTCCCTGGCATCCGTCACATCATCTCCGCATTGGAAAGTAGGAAGGAGGGTTGTGAAGTTCCAAACCGGTCCGTTGGTGGTCAATCCTTCTTCATCGGTGGCCGTGATTTTCCAGTAATAGGTTTTGTTCTCTTCAAGCTGGCCGGTGTTGTATGTGGTGATGGTAACATCGTCCAGGACTTTAGTGGCAGGTGGGTTGTCTGATCCGAAAAACACATCATAGGTGAGAGCATCCTGATCGGGATCGCTGCATGTCCAGGTGAGTGAAAGCTGCAGCGCTTGTCCGGTGGCGCCGTCAGCCGGGACAGGAGAAGAGGGTGCATTGGGTGCCTGGTTTTCCGGTGGGGGAGGGGGGGGATTGTTACCGGAATTATCATCGTCGTTGTCGTCTTTAGTGCAGGAAGCTAAAAGGAAAAGCATGGATATGCCCATTATTCCTGTAAAATATAACAGTCTTTTCATATAGTATGAATTATTAATTTGGGGTGCAAGTTATAAAAAATGTCACATTGTTTTCATTCAGACCTTATGGGATCAATAAGGGTTGTACAGAGGGGGAGAATATTGAACAAAAGCCCGTGTTGATTGAAAATTTGAAAGGATGGATTAAAAAAATGTTATTTTTACGTGGCTTTTATGTTAAGTGAAATATTCAGATATTTTAATGATGAAAATTATACATTGGACAGGAAGGATTATTATTTCTCTATCGATCTTTTTGTGGTCTTTGCAGGCTCATTCGCAATTAATCGTTCAAAATAACCTTACTCCTCAGCAATTGGTGCAGCAAATTCTGGTTGGATCAGGTGTAACTGTCTTGAATGTGACCTACACCGGGGCTGTTAATGCACGGGGATCATTTTTTAATGGCAGTTCCACAAATCTTGGTATAGATGAAGGAGTTATTCTTTCTTCAGGAAGTGTCTTTTCTGCTCCGGGACTACATTCGGTTTTTGCCAGTACCAATTTTAGCCAGCCAGGCGACCCGCAATTAACAGCAATTGCCGGAAGTGGAACGCACGATGCGGCTGTCCTGGAGTTTGACTTTATACCTCAAAGCGACACACTTACTTTCAAATATGTTTTTGGCTCTGAAGAGTATCCTGAATATGTTTGCAGCGGGTTCAACGATGTATTTGGTTTTTTTGTCTCAGGACCTAATCCTGCCAGTCCTTTCAACCCCTATAACAATATGAACATAGCCCTGATCCCGGAATCATTTCCGCCCTTGCCGGTGGCTATTAATACCGTGAACCGCGGATCACCCGGAGGAGGCTATCCTGCCAGCGGTTGTGTTTCCTTGGCCTATTCCCATCTTTATATAGATAATCAGGCTATGGGCGGTACAACCATAGTTTATGACGGGTTTACCAGGACTTTAATTGCCACACTG harbors:
- a CDS encoding PKD domain-containing protein — encoded protein: MLKKFHHLILLAAGISLLLVSCDKKDDDNTGDDNQTPVNHAPVASFTVNPTTGNTTTLFVFDASASTDQEDALSSLTLRWDFDNDGTWDTPVSGSPLASHQYTTAGDYTAKLEVTDSKGLSGTATKNITVIPVGTNLPPDPPSNPVPADGAIDQELIITLSWTCSDPDQDPLTYDVYFGTVNPPALAQQDVAATSFDPGSLQESTNYFWKIVARDDEGLETAGPVWQFSTKAGSTFQCGDPFTDPRDGKVYNTIFINGPTVDQCWMASNMNIGTRINGSQAMADNGAIEKYCYDDNETNCDTYGALYQWNEMMQYVTTEGAQGICPAGWHVASDLDWQYLEEAIGMPFSEITKTGMRGTDEALHLKPGGSTGFNALFNGYRNNGGNFLNTGIYSTFATSTQNSINLAYVRYLFNNNDQIYRDGNTEKAFGLGVRCIAD
- a CDS encoding gliding motility-associated C-terminal domain-containing protein, whose protein sequence is MNISLSRFLLVCLLAVLTGIASVSHSQVPTVGDCLGAIPVCEDYYFQPNTSSGTGSYPNEVPGSMTCPYECLDGEANSTWYRFTVQEAGILGFIISPIDINDDYDWAVYNLTDHRCSDILYMSDEICVSCNSAGGAGLHGETGAYSGPDGCAGPGNQNGNTKWNIEIPVEQGETYVLYISDWTQSPTGYSLDFSSSTAVIFDDVPPALDSVFYEDITGCQEDQLTFKFTENVSCDRVIASMFDVTGPGGPYDVIDVYGAACDVGGEWEIEFTLTLDKPFATNGHYKLLLNSGINGVVDACNNIAPSDTLPFTLALGAPVIIQIGLTITNSTCGVSNGAVTGLAVTGQGALTFIWTNQAGDTVGTSLDLYNVPAGNYSLEVSDNYNCVTHAGPYQVQDEGAPEIDESQIAIAASYCEDPNGTISGLLVTGTAPFTYEWLDMGGTTVGSDLDLWGVPEGLYTLTVTDVNGCEVVSGPHAVPGFPGPTLVEDYMEILPSTCNEANGSITGIFSSGSTALDYTWYDGGGNPVGTNIDLLNAPAGQYTILIQDANGCDTIGGPYLIGDNPPATVDEAAMTVTPSTCGNPDGAISGLSVSGSSPFTYEWLDENNVTVGTSLDLSGVPGGQYTLLVFDVNTCETESGPHMVPDEGGPEVETSAMVITPVNCHGSDGLIEGITVTGNAPFTYSWKDDEGNEVGTLLDLSGVPEGNYTLEAEDVNGCKSYSGPYFIGNIGGADITSVQSLNPMCEEPNGEITVEATGGLGNLEYSIDGGQSWQGGGEFTGLLPGDFTVQVRDEHGCMTEYGTLTLQNEGQQVVATAGGNSPVCEGDRLELSCDISGAQYEWQGPNGFTSTEQNPVIAAATLQSAGTYTVTVTTQPYNCQGIATTEIEVTESFEMQLTVTASANPIYQGEDVEFTVTPDPQGFPGIYTWYLDGVEVQSGTSSAWANSNLMDGQKVYCALATNSGCILNNPAYSNEVVMDVKELPMYFPNSIRPNSILTENREFRPRTSLGNISEYKLRIYNKWGQEVFKSEDVNKGWDGTINGKTAPVGTYVYLVTYQLEGNASKEGEKFEKKGSFVLVD
- a CDS encoding Ig-like domain-containing protein, producing MKRLLYFTGIMGISMLFLLASCTKDDNDDDNSGNNPPPPPPENQAPNAPSSPVPADGATGQALQLSLTWTCSDPDQDALTYDVFFGSDNPPATKVLDDVTITTYNTGQLEENKTYYWKITATDEEGLTTNGPVWNFTTLLPTFQCGDDVTDARDGKIYPTAQFGNLCWMTRNLDYGTMISTSQAQANNGIDEKYCYGDDPANCTTYGALYQWKELMQDFSKGTELCPDGWHTATFDDWKDLEISLGISAQDAGLQSGWVGTDQGLTLQNAAGFKALLGGYISNAGSSTGMGASVRFWTGTEENSFNAFSRELQSTDNRIRHDKWNKDYGYYVRCVENP